From Haliotis asinina isolate JCU_RB_2024 chromosome 8, JCU_Hal_asi_v2, whole genome shotgun sequence, a single genomic window includes:
- the LOC137294638 gene encoding testis-specific serine/threonine-protein kinase 6-like, with the protein MLPSKCPRLDMSDETKYMSNLHSELQVMKAEVEPVECKRSQISKTESVTYRPTYRAILARKGYLVRRTLGSGSYSKVKLAYCFSKEREKVAVKIVDRLKAPKDFQSKFLPRELDIWPQMRHTNIVTMMDMFDDGRRIYMILEYSENGDVLRYIQKSGALSEPLAKCWICQVCEAVRYLHDQNITHRDLKLENLLLDKNYFIKLCDFGFVKGDCTKDLSRTYCGSKSYAAPEILKGEPYEPKKSDIWAIGVILYIFITGKMPFDESKGNSGVLDEQRRLDFPWQKYKKVTEASKALVLWIFQYEYRCRPDIVAVLSCKWLQNALKVESLENMALEGEKAYKRRQLEKEEKKRKAAEETAKKSDGKGSPTEKN; encoded by the coding sequence ATGTTGCCCAGTAAATGTCCACGATTAGATATGAGTGATGAAACGAAATACATGTCTAATCTTCACTCAGAGCTTCAGGTTATGAAAGCAGAAGTGGAACCAGTGGAGTGCAAACGGTCACAGATATCGAAAACAGAGTCGGTAACATACAGACCGACATACCGAGCAATTCTTGCAAGGAAAGGATATTTGGTTAGACGGACTTTGGGCAGTGGAAGCTATTCAAAGGTAAAATTAGCCTACTGCTTTTCAAAAGAGCGTGAAAAAGTTGCAGTGAAAATAGTTGATCGTCTAAAAGCTCCAAAAGATTTCCAGTCGAAGTTCCTACCGCGAGAACTAGATATATGGCCACAAATGCGTCACACGAACATTGTGACTATGATGGATATGTTCGATGATGGGAGGCGCATATATATGATTCTGGAATATTCTGAGAATGGTGACGTCCTGCGTTATATTCAGAAATCTGGTGCTTTGAGTGAACCTCTCGCTAAATGTTGGATTTGCCAGGTTTGCGAAGCAGTCCGTTATCTTCATGatcaaaacatcacacacaGGGACCTGAAACTAGAAAATCTACTCCTGGACAAAAACTACTTCATCAAACTCTGTGATTTCGGCTTTGTGAAAGGGGATTGTACGAAGGATCTAAGTAGGACGTATTGTGGCTCAAAATCGTACGCCGCTCCAGAAATCCTCAAAGGGGAACCCTACGAACCTAAGAAGTCCGACATTTGGGCAATAGGAGtcattttatacattttcatcACTGGCAAAATGCCGTTTGATGAAAGCAAAGGAAACTCCGGGGTTCTGGACGAACAGAGAAGATTGGATTTTCCCTGGCAAAAGTACAAGAAGGTTACAGAAGCATCCAAGGCACTAGTCCTATGGATTTTCCAATACGAATACAGGTGTCGGCCTGATATTGTAGCTGTCCTGAGTTGCAAGTGGCTACAGAATGCCTTGAAGGTGGAGAGCCTTGAAAACATGGCATTGGAAGGCGAGAAAGCCTACAAAAGGCGGCAGCTAGAGAAGGAAGAGAAGAAACGGAAAGCAGCCGAGGAAACGGCTAAGAAATCTGATGGGAAAGGATCCCCAACAGAAAAGAACTGA